From Penicillium digitatum chromosome 5, complete sequence, one genomic window encodes:
- a CDS encoding Pyridoxal phosphate-dependent transferase, major region, subdomain 1 produces the protein MGSIEGLSQQLSDQTSDCSYVYGTRFATRALPSHQLPDGGMPKEVAYQMIKDDLALDGQPILNLASFVTTYMEEEALKLLVESSNKNIIDHEEYPKSVEIEHRCLNILADLFHSPVANGNPTAFGTSCIGSSEAIMLATLAMKKRWIINRKAQGKDFSNPNIIMSSGVQVCWEKAAKYFDIAEKLVPCTETRYVIDPIQAVDMVDENTIGICAILGTTYTGQYEDVQAISEILLAKGLDTPIHVDAASGGFVAPFVNPDLVWDFKLPNVVSINVSGHKYGLVYPGIGWALWRSSEYLPEDLVFNIDYLGAEQLNFTMNFSKPASHIVAQYYQLIRLGRSGYTSIMRNLTKTADYLTSQLQELGFIIMSEGAGKGLPVVAFRLSPTQNVIFDEWALARKLRERGWIVPAYTMAADCEEMGMMRAVVRTDFSMGRCVSLVRDVRDALADLAGMEIRNIQRYQALVQSYVSISKKKWTSSRIVSQEVGKEIEGV, from the exons ATGGGTTCGATAGAAGGATTATCCCAGCAACTTTCGGACCAGACGAGCGACTGCTCCTATGTCTATGGCACTCGGTTCGCCACCAGGGCTTTGCCATCGCATCAACTTCCAGATGGAGGGATGCCAAAGGAAGTGGCGTACCAGATGATCAAGGATGACCTGGCCCTGGATGGTCAGCCCATCTTGAA CCTCGCCAGTTTTGTGACCACGTACATG GAAGAGGAAGCCCTGAAACTACTCGTCGAATCATCAAACAAGAACATCATCGACCACGAAGAGTATCCCAAATCCGTCGAGATCGAGCACCGCTGCCTGAATATCCTCGCCGACCTATTCCACTCTCCAGTCGCTAACGGAAATCCAACTGCCTTTGGCACATCATGTATTGGATCTTCCGAAGCCATCATGCTCGCAACCCTGGCCATGAAGAAGCGTTGGATCATCAACCGCAAAGCCCAGGGGAAAGACTTCTCTAATCCGAACATCATCATGAGTAGTGGTGTACAAGTCTGCTGGGAAAAGGCAGCCAAATACTTCGACATCGCCGAGAAGCTTGTCCCATGCACTGAGACGCGGTACGTGATTGACCCAATTCAAGCCGTCGACATGGTCGACGAGAACACCATTGGTATCTGTGCCATCCTCGGCACCACATACACGGGTCAGTACGAAGACGTACAAGCCATCAGTGAGATCCTCCTTGCAAAAGGTCTGGACACTCCCATCCATGTAGATGCCGCCAGCGGGGGATTCGTGGCTCCGTTCGTGAACCCGGATCTCGTGTGGGATTTCAAGTTGCCCAACGTCGTCTCGATCAATGTCTCAGGGCATAAATATGGCCTG GTCTACCCCGGAATCGGCTGGGCCCTCTGGCGGTCATCGGAGTACCTCCCCGAAGACCTAGTCTTTAACATCGACTATCTAGGCGCCGAGCAACTGAACTTCACCATGAACTTCTCCAAACCAGCTTCGCACATCGTAGCCCAGTACTACCAGCTCATCCGACTCGGTCGAAGCGGGTACACCAGCATTATGAGAAACCTCACGAAGACAGCCGACTACCTCACCAGTCAGCTGCAAGAACTGGGCTTCATCATTATGAGTGAAGGGGCCGGTAAGGGTCTGCCAGTCGTGGCGTTCCGACTGAGTCCAACGCAGAATGTCATCTTCGACGAGTGGGCACTTGCACGGAAACTGCGCGAGAGGGGGTGGATCGTGCCTGCTTACACTATGGCGGCTGATTGTGAAGAGATGGGGATGATGAGGGCTGTTGTCAGGACCGATTTCAGTATGGGACGGTGTGTGAGTCTGGTGCGGGATGTGCGAGATGCCCTAGCGGATTTGGCGGGCATGGAGATTCGGAATATCCAACGGTATCAGGC ATTGGTTCAGAGTTATGTTTCGAtttcgaagaagaagtggaCTTCTTCTCGGATAGTCAGTCAGGAAGTGGGCAAAGAGATAGAAGGGGTTTGA
- a CDS encoding C6 transcription factor, putative, with protein sequence MENHHDQLSLDHEEIENQFRTPQRRRRPPLSCTVCRKRKLKCDRSLPCGQCVRSKTTTQCVFVGVQPGNGIVSDSSQRRMSPPQLPYGVEEQSDRKSGMFVFDSKLGPNSMSNRVSKRGHFDELHELRSRLRALENSLGKSSHLQTPETSVSDVFSEVGTASSSENVGVDDRVRFLPDWNFRGKKNKTRYFGRSHYTTTISFFKDICTFMHRGHCRGEGKDKEYTDMKKFKTELWSRETQDHQREFREQAYKLEEIVPQRNVADHLLRLYLDTFEMTYRILHTPTFLRQYADYWANTQPVDMAFVAQLLAVMAAGSCFYVPPPGQDDRDVFQKSAMKWIMAVQSYVSCTFVSPEIDFRMLQTQTLLLVARLGVASDGDVAWASAGSLIRSATTMGLHRDPTRFRKARPFYSELRRRLWATIVELDLKISLDRGVPPSVDLDECDCDPPSNWDDADLIPDMENNPALLSTALNTQNFYQSLLTKTLPLRYRIAKKINSLRFNLPYDDALLMGDELSRSMQCASSLFDDIAPSIAPGESGRHRFAQSLHLFIMRKFLLALHRPFSLSVARLPKCSYSRKICLEESLGILSQMELPSPTDDIIYPHITQLSNGMFRDETFHAAITACVELSLQANEMSTSATSGIDGVNSSVLMSMIQSQQGVMMQAVERTADNFGRRIGPGGKGGKPFLFLNIILASVKSRIKGEDPLCNVDMASKRSVRIGRAILNGLTYQEAKDSVDNRPVQTSIPSETTPAAATPREIDPASLLSTDFSGLMPMELGGWFDGLDYTGPELWDWDANLAGNLPTFP encoded by the exons ATGGAAAATCATCATGACCAGCTCTCCTTAGATCATGAAGAGATAGAAAATCAATTTCGCACTCCGCAGCGTCGCCGTCGCCCGCCCCTGTCTTGTACAGTCTGTCGCAAGCGCAAATTAAAATGTGACCGCTCTCTGCCCTGCGGGCAATGCGTGCGCTcaaaaacaacaacccaATGCGTCTTTGTTGGAGTTCAACCTGGAAATGGTATTGTATCTGATTCTTCTCAGCGACGTATGTCGCCCCCGCAATTACCGTATGGCGTGGAAGAACAGTCCGACCGGAAAAGTGGAATGTTCGTCTTTGACTCGAAATTGGGGCCAAATTCGATGTCGAATCGCGTCTCGAAACGTGGCCATTTTGATGAGCTGCATGAGCTCCGGAGTCGGTTGCGAGCTCTGGAGAATTCACTCGGCAAGTCGTCTCATCTTCAGACTCCTGAGACCTCGGTTTCCGATGTCTTTTCTGAAGTCGGTACCGCTAGTAGTTCTGAAAATGTGGGTGTGGACGACCGCGTGCGATTCTTGCCAGATTGGAATTTCCGCGGGAAAAAGAACAAGACTCGTTATTTCGGTCGCAGTCATTATACCACTACTATTTCTTTT TTCAAAGATATTTGTACATTTATGCACCGTGGTCATTGCCGCGGGGAGGGGAAAGATAAAGAGTACACTGATATGAAAAAGTTCAAGACGGAGCTCTGGTCACGCGAGACACAGGATCATCAGCGCGAGTTTCGCGAGCAAGCTTATAAGCTCGAGGAGATAGTGCCCCAGCGGAATGTTGCTGATCATCTGCTTCGGTTGTATCTCGACACTTTCGAGATGACATATCGAATCTTGCACACGCCGACATTCTTGAGACAGTATGCTGATTACTGGGCCAACACCCAGCCAGTTGACATGGCTTTCGTCGCTCAGTTACTCGCCGTGATGGCTGCTGGAAGTTGTTTCTATGTCCCACCTCCAGGTCAAGATGACCGAGACGTATTCCAGAAATCGGCCATGAAATGGATCATGGCTGTCCAGTCATACGTCTCGTGCACATTTGTGAGCCCGGAGATCGACTTCCGAATGCTCCAGACCCAAACCCTTCTTCTGGTAGCTCGTCTTGGAGTCGCCAGCGACGGGGATGTAGCCTGGGCCTCAGCCGGGTCGCTGATTCGGTCTGCGACGACAATGGGTCTGCATCGTGATCCGACTCGCTTCCGCAAGGCTCGACCATTTTATTCTGAACTGCGCCGTCGCCTTTGGGCTACTATCGTCGAACTGGATCTCAAGATCTCTCTCGACCGCGGCGTTCCGCCCTCAGTTGACCTAGACGAATGCGACTGCGACCCACCGTCCAATTGGGACGATGCGGACTTGATACCAGACATGGAGAATAATCCTGCCCTACTCAGTACTGCCCTTAATACCCAAAACTTCTACCAATCTCTCCTTACGAAAACCCTCCCACTGCGCTATCGAATCGCCAAGAAAATCAACAGTCTCCGATTTAATCTACCTTACGACGACGCCCTGCTAATGGGTGATGAACTTTCCCGCTCCATGCAGTGTGCATCCTCCCTATTTGACGATATTGCCCCGAGTATCGCTCCGGGAGAATCTGGTCGTCACCGGTTCGCCCAATCCCTACATCTCTTCATCATGCGCAAATTCCTCCTTGCCCTCCACCGCCCCTTCTCCCTCAGTGTTGCTCGTCTACCCAAATGCTCCTACTCCCGCAAAATCTGCCTCGAAGAATCCCTCGGCATTCTCTCCCAGATGGAACTCCCCTCCCCGACAGACGACATCATCTACCCGCACATCACTCAGCTGAGTAACGGTATGTTCCGCGATGAAACCTTCCACGCTGCAATCACTGCCTGCGTGGAACTGTCCCTCCAAGCCAATGAAATGAGTACGTCCGCTACATCCGGGATTGATGGTGTCAACTCCAGCGTGCTCATGAGCATGATCCAGTCCCAGCAAGGCGTGATGATGCAGGCTGTCGAACGTACCGCTGACAACTTCGGGAGACGCATTGGTCCCGGTGGAAAGGGGGGCAAGCCTTTCCTGTTTTTGAATATCATCCTCGCTTCGGTCAAATCGCGCATTAAGGGCGAGGATCCTTTGTGCAATGTTGACATGGCCTCCAAAAGGTCCGTTCGCATCGGCAGGGCGATCTTGAATGGTCTTACATATCAGGAAGCCAAAGACAGTGTTGATAACCGCCCCGTTCAG ACTTCCATTCCTTCAGAGACAACTCCGGCTGCGGCTACACCGAGAGAAATTGATCCTGCGTCGCTTCTGTCGACTGACTTTAGTGGTTTGATG CCAATGGAGCTAGGAGGTTGGTTTGACGGACTGGATTACACTGGCCCAGAGTTGTGGGATTGGGATGCTAACTTGGCTGGTAACCTTCCGACATTCCCTTGA